One part of the Burkholderia vietnamiensis LMG 10929 genome encodes these proteins:
- the treS gene encoding maltose alpha-D-glucosyltransferase, with the protein MKREDSLDDVRRAQFASVAPAGTARARRARRREPALSTDDPLWYKDAIIYQVHVKSFYDSNNDGIGDFPGLIMKLDYIAELGVDTIWLLPFYPSPRRDDGYDIADYRGVHPDYGTLADVRRFIREAHARGIRVIAELVINHTSDQHPWFQRARRAKPGSTHRDYYVWSDTDTKYAGTRIIFLDTETSNWTHDPVAGQYYWHRFYSHQPDLNFDNPAVVREVIQVMRFWLDLGIDGLRLDAVPYLVEREGTNNENLPETHAILKRIRATIDAEYPNRMLLAEANQWPEDVQEYFGNEDECHMAFHFPLMPRIYMSIASEDRFPILDIMRQTPALAPSNQWAVFLRNHDELTLEMVTDSERDLLWQTYASDRRARLNLGIRRRLAPLMERDRRRIELINSLLLSMPGTPVIYYGDELGMGDNIHLGDRDGVRTPMQWSSDRNGGFSRADPELLVLPPVMGSLYGYDAINVEAQTRDPHSLLNWTRRILATRRATQVFGRGTIRFLRPENRKVLAYLRELDGHEPVLCVANLSRASQAVELDLSEFAGRVPIEMTSDSPFPPIGQLTYLLTFPPYGFLWFVLSEHGREPSWRQPQAEPLPEYVTIVMRRGEQRPDVGQLHTLAHDALSSWLTRRRWFASKDRKIGDARLNVVTPMPDEPFQYAEAWVTTHGGDVERYVVPLAAAWGGETSNPLFAQLALARVRRGHTVGHLTDAFALPAFGRGMLRMLRDGATVPTSDGGRLEFLPEQALAALDPGDDAEVRWLAAEQSNSSLVIGDAIVLKLVRKVAHGVHPEAEMSRYLTRIGYANTATLAGEVVHVDPDGTPHTVAILQRYVDNQGDAWTRSFDFLKRAIDELALPAVGDGEPAERDGEPDALLGYAAFAGVVGTRLGELHVALAQPSDDAAFAPERATPEHVDGWCVDAIASFGHALDVLATRLDALDPSARDAAETLLASRDAAVQALGALVPRTLDAVCTRIHGDFHLGQVLDVQGDALLIDFEGEPARALERRRAKSHPLRDVAGLLRSLSYVSATAQFAIEKVPPQAAGRKRALFDRFGQAAADRFVECYRAAAEHAPERFVDPRYADRLLALFLIDKASYELCYEAANRPDWLGVPVGGLAALVERLLDAHAASDHGGTR; encoded by the coding sequence ATGAAACGCGAAGATTCCCTCGACGACGTGCGCCGCGCGCAGTTCGCGTCCGTCGCACCGGCCGGCACCGCGCGCGCGCGCCGCGCGCGGCGCCGCGAGCCCGCGCTGAGCACGGACGATCCGCTGTGGTACAAGGACGCGATCATCTATCAGGTGCACGTGAAGTCGTTCTACGACTCGAACAACGACGGGATCGGCGACTTCCCCGGCCTGATCATGAAGCTCGACTACATCGCCGAGCTGGGCGTCGACACGATCTGGCTGCTGCCGTTCTATCCGTCGCCGCGCCGCGACGACGGCTACGACATCGCCGACTATCGCGGCGTGCATCCGGACTACGGCACGCTCGCCGACGTGCGCCGCTTCATCCGCGAGGCGCATGCGCGCGGCATCCGCGTGATCGCCGAGCTGGTGATCAATCACACGTCCGACCAGCACCCGTGGTTCCAGCGCGCGCGGCGCGCCAAGCCCGGCTCGACGCATCGCGACTACTACGTGTGGTCCGACACCGACACGAAGTATGCGGGCACGCGCATCATCTTCCTCGATACGGAAACCTCGAACTGGACCCACGATCCGGTCGCCGGCCAGTACTACTGGCACCGCTTCTACTCGCACCAGCCGGACCTGAACTTCGACAACCCGGCCGTCGTGCGCGAGGTGATCCAGGTGATGCGCTTCTGGCTCGACCTCGGCATCGACGGGCTGCGGCTCGACGCGGTGCCGTATCTGGTCGAGCGCGAAGGCACCAACAACGAGAACCTGCCCGAGACGCACGCGATCCTGAAGCGGATCCGCGCGACGATCGACGCCGAGTATCCGAACCGCATGCTGCTCGCGGAAGCGAACCAGTGGCCGGAAGACGTGCAGGAGTATTTCGGCAACGAGGACGAATGCCACATGGCGTTCCACTTCCCGCTGATGCCGCGCATCTACATGTCGATCGCGAGCGAGGACCGCTTCCCGATCCTCGACATCATGCGGCAGACGCCGGCGCTCGCGCCGAGCAACCAGTGGGCCGTGTTCCTGCGCAATCACGACGAGCTGACGCTCGAGATGGTGACCGACTCCGAGCGCGACCTGCTGTGGCAGACCTACGCGAGCGACCGGCGCGCGCGGCTGAATCTCGGCATTCGCCGCCGCCTCGCGCCGCTGATGGAGCGCGACCGGCGCCGCATCGAGCTGATCAACTCGCTGCTGCTGTCGATGCCCGGCACGCCGGTGATCTACTACGGCGACGAGCTCGGGATGGGCGACAACATCCACCTCGGCGACCGCGACGGCGTGCGCACGCCGATGCAATGGTCGTCGGACCGCAACGGCGGCTTCTCGCGCGCCGATCCGGAATTGCTGGTGCTGCCGCCCGTGATGGGCTCGCTGTACGGCTATGACGCGATCAACGTCGAGGCGCAGACGCGCGACCCGCACTCGCTGCTGAACTGGACCCGCCGCATTCTCGCGACGCGCCGCGCGACCCAGGTGTTCGGCCGCGGCACGATCCGCTTCCTGCGCCCCGAGAACCGCAAGGTGCTCGCCTACCTGCGCGAGCTGGACGGCCACGAGCCGGTGCTGTGCGTCGCGAACCTATCGCGCGCGTCGCAGGCGGTCGAGCTCGATCTGTCCGAATTCGCGGGCCGCGTGCCGATCGAGATGACGTCGGACTCGCCGTTCCCGCCGATCGGGCAGCTCACCTACCTGCTGACGTTTCCGCCGTACGGCTTCCTGTGGTTCGTGCTGTCCGAGCACGGCCGCGAGCCGTCGTGGCGGCAGCCGCAGGCCGAGCCGCTGCCCGAATACGTGACGATCGTGATGCGGCGCGGCGAGCAGCGGCCCGACGTCGGCCAGCTGCATACGCTCGCGCACGACGCGCTGTCGTCGTGGCTCACGCGGCGCCGCTGGTTCGCGTCGAAGGACCGCAAGATCGGCGACGCGCGGCTGAACGTCGTCACGCCGATGCCTGACGAGCCGTTCCAGTACGCGGAGGCATGGGTGACGACCCACGGCGGCGACGTCGAACGCTACGTGGTGCCGCTCGCGGCCGCATGGGGCGGCGAAACGTCGAACCCGCTGTTCGCGCAGCTCGCGCTCGCCCGCGTGCGGCGCGGCCACACGGTCGGCCATCTGACCGACGCGTTCGCGCTGCCGGCCTTCGGGCGCGGGATGTTGCGGATGCTGCGCGACGGCGCGACCGTGCCGACTTCCGACGGCGGCCGCCTCGAGTTCCTGCCCGAGCAGGCGCTCGCCGCGCTCGATCCCGGCGACGATGCCGAAGTGCGCTGGCTCGCCGCCGAGCAGAGCAACAGCTCGCTCGTGATCGGCGATGCGATCGTGCTGAAGCTGGTGCGCAAGGTCGCGCACGGCGTGCATCCGGAAGCGGAGATGAGCCGTTACCTGACGCGGATCGGCTATGCGAACACCGCGACGCTCGCCGGCGAGGTCGTGCACGTCGATCCCGACGGCACGCCGCACACGGTCGCGATCCTGCAACGCTACGTCGACAACCAGGGCGACGCGTGGACGCGCTCGTTCGACTTCCTCAAGCGCGCGATCGACGAGCTGGCGCTGCCGGCCGTCGGCGACGGCGAGCCCGCGGAGCGCGACGGCGAGCCCGATGCGCTGCTCGGCTACGCGGCGTTCGCGGGCGTCGTCGGCACGCGGCTCGGCGAGTTGCACGTCGCGCTCGCGCAGCCGTCGGACGACGCCGCGTTCGCGCCGGAGCGCGCGACGCCCGAGCACGTCGACGGCTGGTGCGTCGACGCGATTGCCTCGTTCGGCCATGCGCTCGACGTGCTCGCCACACGGCTCGACGCGCTCGACCCGAGCGCCCGCGACGCGGCCGAGACGCTGCTCGCGTCGCGCGACGCGGCCGTGCAGGCACTCGGCGCGCTGGTGCCGCGCACGCTCGACGCGGTCTGCACGCGCATCCACGGCGACTTCCATCTCGGCCAGGTGCTCGACGTGCAGGGCGACGCGCTGCTGATCGACTTCGAGGGCGAGCCGGCGCGCGCGCTCGAGCGCCGCCGCGCGAAGTCGCATCCGCTGCGCGACGTCGCCGGCTTGCTGCGTTCGCTGTCGTACGTGAGCGCGACCGCGCAGTTCGCGATCGAGAAGGTGCCGCCGCAGGCGGCCGGCCGCAAGCGCGCGTTGTTCGACCGCTTCGGGCAGGCAGCCGCGGACCGCTTCGTCGAGTGCTATCGCGCGGCGGCCGAGCATGCGCCGGAACGCTTCGTCGATCCGCGCTACGCCGATCGCCTGCTCGCGCTGTTCCTGATCGACAAGGCGTCGTACGAGCTCTGCTATGAAGCCGCGAACCGCCCCGACTGGCTCGGCGTGCCGGTCGGCGGGCTCGCCGCGCTCGTCGAACGCCTGCTGGACGCGCACGCCGCGTCCGACCACGGAGGCACCCGATGA
- a CDS encoding alpha-1,4-glucan--maltose-1-phosphate maltosyltransferase — translation MNVTSPFAPHVYFCDARLVGPLDAWPATFAHIAGMGFDHVLIGSFWAASAAGFPRHVADFHRPAAAFATRAGALETFSRLAQLAHGHGLRVMLEVVPDRIARVNPLRSEHPDWYVERAHDDALIDPRSAAHEMDVAHAQLGDDAPHDAHDGLGAWWCKHLVTYADAGAAGFLIDAPQRLPAAWWPAWRAALRRARPDVAVLAGVPGHARDALVQLEAAGFDGVFSSARWWDLRAPWFVDEHRLLRRIASPIACPDAFDGPRIAEDWHGAPDEVLVRAYHRAMWTAAALGTGWLVPMGFERGVALPLMTRDADAARYRAAFDGARFDLSGALADANAWRRATPLAAQRGEIAQLSAPGATATVLLRGSGPSLEHDDTALVVALNPDLDAPARVDPAAILPGVPGGFTHVAAPGGTRKRGSAALEAFTLEPGGYAVLDARRAPPATTRADAARERTALSAALAADRIAIERVEPAVDGGRFAIKRVIGDTLVVHASIFTDGHAHLSAVLQWRADDEDDWREVPFVAEPNDRWHASVVLDRLGRHAFRVVAWRDDWASLVTDVAKKRAAGQDVMLELREAQLLLATALKQAAPADRRAIAQMQRLADEFGDASHEARLAMLGAPALADAYAALRYRPFVTHDETVYAVEVERRAARFSSWYEMFPRSASNDAHRHGTFDDVIAQLPRIRDMGFDVLYFPPIHPIGTTARKGRNNTLSAGPDDVGSPYAIGSPDGDHTAVHPQLGTLESFRTLVDAARAQGLEIALDFAIQCSPDHPWLAAHPGWFAWRPDGTLRYAENPPKRYQDIVNPDFYAPDALPGLWVALRDAVLFWVEAGVRIFRVDNPHTKPLPFWAWMIADVRGRHPDVVFLSEAFTRPGMMYRLAKVGFSQSYTYFTWRETKHEFIEYLTELTAGPPREFFRPNFFVNTPDINPRHLQNAPRSQFVIRAALAATLAGSWGMYSGFEIGESAPLPDSEEYADAEKYELRARDWSKAAHIGGEVARLNRARRDHPALQTHLGLTFVPADNDQVLVFVKATPAHDSVVVVAISLDPWHPQATDFTLDASLWRGFGLVDGEPLDALEQDAAHAETWRGHRQYVSLDPHVRPYAIWRLAPSPGAARAAAPEPGEARRLSGAHG, via the coding sequence ATGAACGTCACATCGCCCTTCGCCCCGCATGTCTACTTCTGCGACGCGCGCCTCGTCGGCCCGCTCGACGCATGGCCCGCCACGTTCGCGCACATCGCGGGAATGGGCTTCGACCACGTGCTGATCGGCAGCTTCTGGGCCGCCAGCGCCGCGGGCTTTCCGCGTCACGTCGCCGACTTCCACCGGCCGGCCGCGGCGTTCGCGACGCGCGCCGGCGCGCTCGAAACCTTCTCGCGGCTCGCGCAGCTCGCGCACGGTCACGGCTTGCGCGTGATGCTCGAAGTCGTGCCGGACCGCATCGCGCGCGTCAACCCGCTGCGCAGCGAGCATCCTGACTGGTACGTCGAGCGCGCGCACGACGACGCCCTGATCGACCCGCGCAGCGCCGCGCACGAGATGGACGTCGCGCACGCGCAGCTCGGCGACGATGCGCCGCACGACGCGCACGACGGGCTCGGCGCGTGGTGGTGCAAACATCTCGTCACGTACGCGGATGCCGGCGCGGCCGGCTTCCTGATCGACGCGCCGCAGCGTCTGCCGGCCGCATGGTGGCCCGCGTGGCGCGCGGCGCTGCGCCGCGCGCGCCCCGACGTCGCGGTGCTCGCGGGCGTGCCCGGCCATGCGCGCGACGCGCTCGTGCAGTTGGAGGCGGCCGGCTTCGACGGCGTGTTCTCGTCGGCGCGCTGGTGGGATCTGCGCGCGCCGTGGTTCGTCGACGAGCACCGGCTGCTGCGCCGCATCGCGTCGCCGATCGCGTGCCCCGATGCGTTCGACGGCCCGCGCATCGCGGAAGACTGGCATGGCGCGCCGGACGAGGTGCTGGTGCGCGCGTACCACCGCGCCATGTGGACCGCGGCGGCGCTCGGCACCGGCTGGCTCGTGCCGATGGGCTTCGAGCGCGGCGTCGCGTTGCCGCTGATGACGCGCGACGCGGACGCCGCGCGCTATCGCGCCGCGTTCGACGGCGCGCGCTTCGATCTGTCGGGCGCGCTGGCCGATGCGAACGCGTGGCGCCGCGCGACGCCGCTGGCGGCGCAACGCGGCGAGATCGCGCAACTGAGCGCGCCCGGCGCGACCGCGACCGTACTGCTGCGCGGCAGCGGCCCGTCGCTCGAACACGACGACACGGCGCTCGTCGTCGCGCTGAATCCCGATCTGGACGCGCCCGCACGCGTCGACCCGGCGGCGATCCTGCCCGGCGTGCCGGGCGGCTTCACGCATGTCGCCGCGCCCGGCGGCACGCGCAAGCGCGGCTCGGCCGCGCTCGAGGCGTTCACGCTGGAGCCGGGCGGCTATGCGGTGCTCGACGCCCGGCGCGCCCCGCCCGCGACGACGCGCGCCGACGCGGCCCGCGAGCGCACCGCGCTATCGGCGGCGCTCGCGGCCGACCGGATCGCGATCGAGCGCGTCGAGCCGGCCGTCGACGGCGGGCGCTTCGCGATCAAGCGCGTGATCGGCGACACGCTGGTTGTACACGCATCGATCTTCACGGACGGCCATGCGCATCTGTCGGCCGTGCTGCAATGGCGCGCCGACGACGAGGACGACTGGCGCGAGGTGCCGTTCGTCGCCGAGCCGAACGATCGCTGGCACGCGAGCGTCGTGCTCGACCGGCTCGGCCGTCACGCGTTCCGCGTGGTCGCATGGCGCGACGACTGGGCGTCGCTCGTCACCGACGTCGCGAAGAAGCGCGCGGCCGGCCAGGACGTGATGCTGGAGCTGCGCGAAGCGCAACTGCTGCTCGCGACCGCCCTGAAACAGGCCGCGCCGGCCGACCGCCGCGCGATCGCGCAGATGCAGCGGCTCGCCGACGAATTCGGCGACGCGTCGCACGAAGCACGGCTCGCGATGCTCGGCGCGCCGGCGCTCGCCGACGCATACGCGGCACTGCGCTACCGGCCGTTCGTCACGCACGACGAGACGGTGTACGCGGTCGAGGTCGAGCGCCGCGCCGCGCGCTTCTCGAGCTGGTACGAAATGTTTCCGCGCTCGGCGAGCAACGACGCGCATCGGCACGGCACCTTCGACGACGTGATCGCGCAGCTGCCGCGCATCCGCGACATGGGCTTCGACGTGCTGTATTTCCCGCCGATCCATCCGATCGGCACGACCGCGCGCAAGGGCCGCAACAACACGCTGAGCGCCGGCCCCGACGACGTCGGCAGCCCGTATGCGATCGGCTCGCCCGACGGCGACCACACGGCCGTGCATCCGCAGCTCGGCACGCTCGAGTCGTTCCGCACGCTGGTCGACGCGGCGCGCGCGCAGGGGCTCGAGATCGCGCTCGATTTCGCGATCCAGTGCTCGCCCGATCATCCGTGGCTCGCCGCGCATCCCGGCTGGTTCGCGTGGCGCCCGGACGGCACGCTGCGCTATGCGGAGAATCCGCCGAAGCGCTATCAGGACATCGTGAACCCCGACTTCTACGCGCCCGATGCGCTGCCCGGCCTGTGGGTCGCGCTGCGCGACGCCGTGCTGTTCTGGGTCGAAGCCGGCGTGCGGATCTTCCGCGTCGACAACCCGCACACCAAGCCGTTGCCGTTCTGGGCGTGGATGATCGCGGACGTGCGCGGCAGGCATCCGGACGTCGTGTTCCTGTCGGAGGCGTTCACGCGCCCCGGGATGATGTACCGGCTCGCGAAGGTCGGCTTCTCGCAGTCGTACACGTACTTCACGTGGCGCGAGACGAAGCACGAGTTCATCGAGTATCTGACCGAGCTGACGGCCGGCCCGCCGCGCGAATTCTTCCGGCCGAACTTCTTCGTCAATACGCCCGACATCAATCCGCGCCACCTGCAGAACGCGCCGCGCTCCCAGTTCGTGATCCGCGCGGCGCTCGCGGCGACGCTCGCCGGCTCGTGGGGCATGTATTCGGGCTTCGAGATCGGCGAGTCCGCGCCGCTGCCCGACAGCGAGGAATATGCGGACGCCGAGAAATACGAGCTGCGCGCGCGCGACTGGAGCAAGGCCGCGCATATCGGCGGCGAAGTCGCGCGGCTGAACCGCGCGCGGCGCGACCATCCGGCGCTGCAGACCCATCTCGGCCTCACGTTCGTCCCGGCGGACAACGATCAGGTGCTCGTGTTCGTGAAGGCGACGCCCGCCCACGACAGCGTCGTGGTGGTGGCGATCAGCCTCGACCCGTGGCATCCGCAGGCCACCGACTTCACGCTGGACGCGTCGCTGTGGCGCGGCTTCGGGCTGGTCGACGGCGAGCCGCTCGACGCGCTCGAACAGGACGCCGCCCATGCCGAGACCTGGCGCGGCCATCGTCAATACGTATCGCTCGACCCGCACGTGCGGCCGTACGCGATCTGGCGGCTCGCGCCGTCGCCCGGCGCCGCGCGAGCGGCGGCGCCCGAGCCGGGCGAGGCCCGGCGCCTTTCGGGAGCACACGGATGA
- a CDS encoding phage protein NinX family protein, with amino-acid sequence MRTDELTGTALDYWCARALCADDEDTLSFTAVEPQVIVTAACDALRRLDAQFAPSASWADAGAVLEHAVELRVVRRADGVECDARFDDGPSTCAARAPNLRVALLRAFVRARFGDEVDTPPAFAHRMERGMPVRHDVGVPIPSTDHDPATGESSDIRSIPRM; translated from the coding sequence ATGCGAACCGACGAACTCACCGGAACGGCCCTCGATTACTGGTGCGCACGCGCATTGTGCGCGGACGACGAAGACACGCTGAGCTTCACGGCCGTCGAGCCGCAGGTGATCGTGACCGCCGCATGCGACGCGCTGCGGCGGCTCGACGCGCAGTTCGCGCCGTCGGCGTCGTGGGCCGATGCGGGCGCGGTGCTCGAGCACGCGGTCGAACTGCGCGTGGTGCGGCGCGCGGACGGCGTCGAATGCGATGCGCGCTTCGACGACGGCCCGTCGACCTGCGCGGCCCGCGCGCCGAACCTGCGCGTCGCACTGCTGCGCGCGTTCGTGCGCGCGCGCTTCGGCGACGAAGTCGACACGCCGCCGGCGTTCGCGCACCGGATGGAGCGCGGCATGCCGGTGCGGCACGACGTCGGCGTGCCGATTCCTTCCACCGACCACGATCCGGCCACGGGCGAAAGCTCGGATATCCGCTCGATCCCGCGCATGTGA
- a CDS encoding endonuclease/exonuclease/phosphatase family protein, producing MALSTQAAPPPDIVTSDAAPAGAPRGHDLRIATYNIHGGYGAWPARAVERIVAVIRELDADVIALQEVPLGGTRAPDVLAHLRDATGMHAAAGPTIDTPERRYGNAVLSRCPIRAARTLDLSFHQREPRGALDADIDCSAGPIRVVATHLGLSANERSAQVQRLLAAFDTGAMPVILMGDINEWFVRGRALQALTTRFRRAPAPRTFPTAWPVFSLDRIWIHPGELLVDVAVHRSMLARHASDHYPLVAQMRVEPGAGTPLAG from the coding sequence ATGGCGCTGAGCACGCAAGCGGCGCCGCCGCCGGACATCGTCACGTCGGACGCCGCGCCGGCCGGCGCGCCGCGCGGGCACGACCTGCGGATCGCGACGTACAACATCCACGGCGGCTACGGCGCATGGCCCGCGCGCGCGGTCGAGCGCATCGTCGCGGTGATCCGCGAGCTCGATGCGGACGTGATCGCGTTGCAGGAAGTGCCGCTCGGCGGCACGCGCGCGCCGGACGTGCTCGCGCATCTGCGCGACGCGACCGGCATGCACGCGGCAGCCGGCCCGACCATCGACACGCCGGAGCGCCGCTACGGCAACGCGGTGCTGTCGCGCTGCCCGATCCGCGCGGCGCGCACGCTCGACCTGTCGTTTCATCAGCGCGAGCCGCGCGGCGCGCTCGACGCGGACATCGACTGCAGCGCCGGCCCGATCCGCGTCGTCGCGACCCACCTCGGGCTGTCGGCGAACGAGCGCAGCGCGCAGGTGCAGCGGCTGCTCGCCGCGTTCGACACCGGCGCGATGCCGGTGATCCTGATGGGCGACATCAACGAATGGTTCGTGCGCGGCCGCGCGCTGCAGGCACTGACCACGCGGTTCCGCCGCGCGCCCGCGCCGCGCACGTTCCCGACCGCGTGGCCGGTGTTCTCGCTCGACCGCATCTGGATCCACCCGGGCGAGCTGCTGGTCGACGTGGCCGTGCATCGCAGCATGCTCGCGCGCCACGCATCCGATCACTATCCGCTGGTCGCGCAGATGCGCGTGGAACCGGGCGCGGGCACACCGCTTGCGGGCTGA
- a CDS encoding VTT domain-containing protein: MSTPDQTTHRPFAVNARDDAVPAWSPADEPTRHGLLERGRNCDAIRHADRFTTLVDGAAYFPTLRAALRRARHTVFILGWDVDSRMQLAPDGADDGLPDTLAPFLHALATARHNLRIYVLAWDFAMIYALERDWPPVYRAAWRAHRGIRFRLDDSHPRGASHHQKLVVIDDRLAFVGGLDLTVARWDTSAHAADDPRRRDARGMPYGPFHDVQAMFDGDAAAAIGEQARTRWFNACGRRIAIRAHRHLDHEDDVDPWPPGVPVDVRDVQLGIAYTAPRHRDREPVSQVRALVEDTIRAARRHLYIENQYFTAAVVRDALSARLADPHGPDVTVVAPRVQSGWLQEATMGVLRARLHGTLKAADRFDRYRLLYPHVDGLGDGCVNVHSKLAIVDDECVVIGSANLNNRSMALDTECCVALVAAGEPRIRAAIAALRDRLLAEHLGTTPAVVADAFAQPERPNVALDRLRAKDGRTLRTLEPAVTPQLDALVPVSARLDPEQPIEPDRFVREFVPQEQHRSLTARFFVLGAAVLLIAALALAWRFSPLGHELNVASLARAAMRAAQLPGAPALLLAGYVLAATLSVPITLLITVTGLVFGAWPGLAYASVGTMAAAAATYGIGRWLGRDAVRRLAGSRANRLSERIGRRGVVAMAVLRLLPIAPFTIVNLVAGASHIGLRDYLIGTAIGMLPGIVLTVTFAHQLTAALSHPDPGAFAWLTAIGIALVGLSVLLVRALRRWR, translated from the coding sequence ATGAGCACGCCCGACCAGACGACGCACCGGCCGTTCGCGGTCAACGCGCGCGACGACGCCGTACCGGCCTGGTCGCCCGCGGACGAGCCCACGCGCCACGGCCTGCTCGAACGCGGCCGCAACTGCGACGCGATCCGTCATGCGGACCGCTTCACGACGCTGGTGGACGGCGCCGCGTATTTCCCGACGCTGCGCGCCGCGTTGCGCCGCGCGCGCCACACGGTGTTCATCCTCGGCTGGGACGTCGACAGCCGGATGCAGCTCGCGCCCGACGGCGCGGACGACGGGCTGCCCGACACGCTCGCCCCGTTCCTGCACGCGCTCGCGACCGCCCGGCACAACCTGCGCATCTACGTGCTCGCATGGGACTTCGCGATGATCTACGCGCTCGAGCGCGACTGGCCGCCGGTCTATCGCGCGGCGTGGCGCGCGCATCGCGGCATCCGCTTCCGTCTCGACGATTCGCATCCGCGCGGCGCGTCGCATCATCAGAAGCTGGTCGTGATCGACGACCGGCTCGCCTTCGTCGGCGGCCTCGACCTGACGGTCGCGCGCTGGGACACGTCGGCCCACGCAGCCGACGATCCGCGCCGGCGCGACGCGCGCGGAATGCCGTACGGGCCGTTCCACGACGTGCAGGCGATGTTCGACGGCGACGCGGCCGCCGCGATCGGCGAGCAGGCGCGCACGCGCTGGTTCAATGCGTGCGGGCGCCGCATCGCGATCCGCGCGCATCGCCATCTCGATCACGAGGACGACGTCGATCCCTGGCCGCCCGGCGTACCGGTCGACGTGCGCGACGTGCAACTCGGCATCGCCTATACGGCGCCGCGGCATCGCGACCGCGAACCGGTGTCGCAGGTGCGCGCGCTGGTGGAGGACACGATCCGCGCCGCCCGTCGCCATCTGTACATCGAGAACCAGTACTTCACCGCGGCGGTGGTGCGCGATGCGCTGAGCGCGCGCCTCGCCGACCCGCACGGGCCGGACGTCACGGTGGTCGCGCCGCGCGTGCAGAGCGGCTGGCTGCAGGAAGCGACGATGGGCGTGCTGCGTGCGCGGCTGCACGGCACGCTGAAGGCGGCCGACCGCTTCGACCGCTACCGCTTGCTCTATCCGCACGTCGACGGCCTCGGCGACGGCTGCGTGAACGTCCACAGCAAGCTCGCGATCGTCGACGACGAATGCGTGGTGATCGGCAGCGCGAACCTGAACAACCGCTCGATGGCGCTCGACACCGAATGCTGCGTCGCGCTCGTCGCGGCCGGCGAGCCGCGCATCCGCGCGGCGATCGCCGCGCTGCGCGACCGGCTGCTCGCCGAACATCTCGGCACGACGCCCGCGGTCGTCGCCGACGCGTTCGCGCAGCCGGAACGGCCGAATGTCGCGCTCGACCGGCTGCGCGCGAAGGACGGACGCACGCTGCGCACGCTGGAGCCGGCCGTGACGCCGCAGCTCGATGCGCTGGTGCCGGTCAGCGCGCGCCTCGACCCCGAGCAGCCGATCGAGCCGGACCGCTTCGTACGCGAGTTCGTCCCGCAGGAGCAGCATCGATCGCTGACCGCGCGTTTCTTCGTGCTGGGGGCGGCCGTGCTGCTGATCGCGGCGCTCGCGCTCGCGTGGCGCTTCTCGCCGCTCGGCCACGAGCTGAACGTCGCGTCGCTCGCGCGCGCGGCAATGCGCGCCGCGCAACTGCCGGGCGCGCCCGCGCTGCTGCTCGCCGGCTACGTGCTCGCGGCGACGCTGTCGGTGCCGATCACGCTGCTGATCACCGTAACGGGCCTCGTGTTCGGCGCGTGGCCGGGCCTCGCCTATGCGTCGGTCGGCACGATGGCGGCCGCGGCGGCGACCTACGGGATCGGCCGCTGGCTCGGGCGCGACGCAGTGCGACGGCTGGCCGGCTCGCGCGCGAACCGGCTCAGCGAACGCATCGGCCGGCGCGGCGTGGTCGCGATGGCCGTGCTGCGGCTGCTGCCGATCGCGCCGTTCACGATCGTGAACCTGGTGGCCGGCGCGTCGCACATCGGGCTGCGCGACTACCTGATCGGCACCGCGATCGGGATGCTGCCGGGCATCGTGCTGACGGTCACCTTCGCGCACCAGCTGACCGCCGCGTTGAGCCATCCGGATCCCGGCGCGTTCGCGTGGCTCACGGCGATCGGCATCGCGCTGGTCGGCCTGTCGGTGCTGCTCGTCCGGGCGCTGCGACGATGGCGCTGA